Genomic segment of Flavipsychrobacter sp.:
ATGTAGACATGGTAGAGAAAGGCAAGCAGCTAAACGAAGTGGTTGTAAAAAGTGTACGTGAAGATGCCAACGTATCGCGTACGGAAATGGGGGTAATGAAGCTGGATGTAAAAACTGCTAATAAGCTTCCTGTTATTATGGGAGAGCGCGACATCTTAAAAACCATGACATTAATGCCGGGTATCTCTTCAGCAGGCGATGGCAATAGTGGTTTCTATGTACGTGGTGGCGGACCTGACCAAAACTTGATACTACTAGATGAAGCTCCTGTATATAATGCCTCTCACCTTTTAGGTTTCTTCTCTACCTTCAACTCTGATGCGATAAAAGATGTAACAGTATATAAAGGCACTATACCTGCAGAGTTTGGCGGTCGTTTATCATCGGTACTGGATATACAGATGAACGAGGGTAACAATAAAAAATACCATGTAAGCGGGGGTATAGGTCTTATCTCTTCAAAACTAAGTGTTGAAGGTCCTCTACAGAAAGGCAAAAGCTCTTTCTTGATATCAGGTCGTAGAACCTATGCAGACATGTTCTTAAAACTGTCGAACAACGAGAACCTAAAAAACAGTAAACTTTACTTTTACGACCTTAATGCAAAGGTTAACTATAAGATCAATGATAAGAACAGAATATATCTTTCAGGGTATTTTGGTAGGGACGTTTTAGGCTTCGATAATATCTTTGGGTTTGACTGGGGTAACTCTACAGCTACGCTTAGGTGGAACCATATTGTAAACAGCAAACTCTTCTCTAACACCTCTGCTATATTTAGCGACTATCGCTACAACATAGGCATTACTAATGCAGGCTTTAACTTCGACATCAAATCCAAAATACAAGACTGGAACCTGAAACAAGAGTTTACCTACTATGCCAATACTAAGCATACTGTAAAGTTTGGTTTCAATACGATACACCACACTATTGAGCCGGGTAATATAGTAGCAAAAGGTGCAAATTCTCAAGTAAATAATACTAATGTAGAAGATCGTTTTGCTTGGGAAAATGCTGTGTTCGTAGCAGACGAATGGAAAGTAAATGAAAAGATAAAACTTAACTATGGTTTACGCGCTACATCATTTACACTATTAGGAGCAGGCTCCTTCTATACCTACGACCAAGAAGGCAATGCTACCGACAGCGTGAAGTACCAAAGCGGGGAGTTTGCTAAAACCTATTTCAATCTGGAGCCTCGTGTTAGCATCAACTATATGCTAACCAAAGAGTCTTCTATTAAAGCAGGCTATTCCAGAAGTGCGCAGTACTTGCACTTAATGTCTAACTCTACAACAGGCAACCCTACCGACCTTTGGATACCTAGTAGTGAAAATGTAAAACCTCAAGTAGCTGACCAATACACTTTGGGCTACTACAGAAACTTTAATGATAACAAATATGAGTTCTCTGCTGAGGTATACTACAAAGACATGCAAAACCAAATAGACTATAAAAATGGTGCACAGCTGAATGTAAATACAAAGATCGAAAGCGAACTTCTATTTGGTGTAGGCAGGGCTTATGGTATTGAGCTATTCTTTAAGAAAAGATATGGACGTTTCAACGGTTGGGTAGGCTATACGCTTTCTCGTACTGAACGTAAAATAAATGGTATCAACAATGGTGATTGGTATGTGTCTAGATACGACCGTACGCACGATGTATCTGCTGTAGCCATGTACGACCTTACTAAACGCTGGACCATATCTGCTATATGGGTATACAACACAGGTAATGCGGTGACCTACCCTGCCGGCAAGTATAACATTGACGGGCAAACCTATTTCTACTACACAGAAAGGAATGCTTCTCGCATGCCAGCTTACCATCGTCTAGATCTAGGAGCTACCTATACCAAGGTTACTAAAAAAGGACGTGAGAGCAGCTGGGCATTCTCTATATACAATGCCTATAACCGATTCAACCCATTCTCTATTGCATTTGAACAAAATGCAAACAATCCACAACAAACTCAAGCTGTACAAACATCGTTGTTTGGCATAGTACCATCTATTACTTACAACTTTAAATTCTAAACAATGAAAAGGATATTATATATAGCACTTACAGCCATAGCAGGCATATCTATCTCATCTTGCACAAAGGTGATAGACGTAAATCTTAATAATACAAAACCCGTAATAGTAATAGAGGGAGAGATAACTGATACTACTGGCCCTTACAAGGTTAAGATCACCAAGACTATTGACATAGACAAGAACAACAACTTCCCTGGCGTATCAGGCGCAGTAGTTACTATTGCCGATGATGCTGGCAATTCAGAAACCTTAGTAGACATGGGTAGTGGTGGCATCTACGAAACGAGAACCCTACAAGGCACTCCAGGCAGAACTTATACATTAACAGTAGTAGTAGAAGGCACAACCTATAAAGCTACCAGTACCATGCCTGCAAAAGTTGCTTACGATTCTCTTGGCTATAAGGAAGTCAACACTCCTGATGGTAAAGAGCCATACCCTACTGTGTACTACAGAGACCCTGAAACCAAAGGCAACTACTACAGAGCTAAGCAATATGTAAATGGAGTCTTTGATGGAGAGATATTTGTAGAGTCAGACGAGTTTATTGACGGTAAGAATAGAGCCGCTATTCTCTTTAATGGCCCTAGAGATGATGAAGATAAAATAATCAATATAGTTGGAGAGGTTACTGTAGAGATGCAATGCATAGACAAAAAGAACTTCGAATATTTAGAACAGCTGGTAGAAGCAAGTGGCAATCCTCAATCTGCTACACCAGCCAACCCTGTTACTAATATTTCGAATGGCGCCTTAGGGTATTTTAGTGCACATACCAGTAGTTTCAAAAAACTACCAGCACTAACACTACTGCAGCTATAAGAAGCTACCATAGACAGAGCAACCATAATAAAGCCCC
This window contains:
- a CDS encoding TonB-dependent receptor — encoded protein: MSKLKLLFLLLLLGSSLVSQAQKNNFTVSGTIKAQSSGETLIGAVVKIKDLKGAGTVTNEYGFYSLTVPSGSYELEVSYIGYELNTIAITLDKNITQDVDMVEKGKQLNEVVVKSVREDANVSRTEMGVMKLDVKTANKLPVIMGERDILKTMTLMPGISSAGDGNSGFYVRGGGPDQNLILLDEAPVYNASHLLGFFSTFNSDAIKDVTVYKGTIPAEFGGRLSSVLDIQMNEGNNKKYHVSGGIGLISSKLSVEGPLQKGKSSFLISGRRTYADMFLKLSNNENLKNSKLYFYDLNAKVNYKINDKNRIYLSGYFGRDVLGFDNIFGFDWGNSTATLRWNHIVNSKLFSNTSAIFSDYRYNIGITNAGFNFDIKSKIQDWNLKQEFTYYANTKHTVKFGFNTIHHTIEPGNIVAKGANSQVNNTNVEDRFAWENAVFVADEWKVNEKIKLNYGLRATSFTLLGAGSFYTYDQEGNATDSVKYQSGEFAKTYFNLEPRVSINYMLTKESSIKAGYSRSAQYLHLMSNSTTGNPTDLWIPSSENVKPQVADQYTLGYYRNFNDNKYEFSAEVYYKDMQNQIDYKNGAQLNVNTKIESELLFGVGRAYGIELFFKKRYGRFNGWVGYTLSRTERKINGINNGDWYVSRYDRTHDVSAVAMYDLTKRWTISAIWVYNTGNAVTYPAGKYNIDGQTYFYYTERNASRMPAYHRLDLGATYTKVTKKGRESSWAFSIYNAYNRFNPFSIAFEQNANNPQQTQAVQTSLFGIVPSITYNFKF
- a CDS encoding DUF4249 family protein, with the translated sequence MKRILYIALTAIAGISISSCTKVIDVNLNNTKPVIVIEGEITDTTGPYKVKITKTIDIDKNNNFPGVSGAVVTIADDAGNSETLVDMGSGGIYETRTLQGTPGRTYTLTVVVEGTTYKATSTMPAKVAYDSLGYKEVNTPDGKEPYPTVYYRDPETKGNYYRAKQYVNGVFDGEIFVESDEFIDGKNRAAILFNGPRDDEDKIINIVGEVTVEMQCIDKKNFEYLEQLVEASGNPQSATPANPVTNISNGALGYFSAHTSSFKKLPALTLLQL